The genomic DNA GTGAGAGTCCAGAGGTGCCCAGTGCTGGCAAGGTCCCACTCTGCTGCAAGGCCCATGGCCTTTGTGCTGCAGGGTCCTACCTTGAGGAGCTGGCTCTTGTTGAAGCCATCAAAGTGGTATTTGCGCTGGCACTCGGGGCTGAGCAGGAGGTTGAGGAGGGCAAGCCACACCTGCCCGTCGAGTTTGGTCATCTTCACCTGGTCTTCAGGGGGCACCACGTGCCATGTGCCATTCTCAAACTTCTTGAGCTTGCCTGAGGGACAGAAGAAGCAGGGAGACACAGTACTGCCTGAGGGAAGACAGCTCAGAGGTGGGGATGCTGGCCTGTGGTCACTGCCTCATTTCACTTGCAGGAAAGTCCCTCTGCTTCtgcctgcctcagtttccccacctgTTGCTCAGCATAGCAGCCTACTTTGTACTGAGGCAATATATTAGAGagtaagaaaagcagaaagaatatGTATTAAAACAATAGGGCTGTGGCAGGAATGGAAAGATCTCTGAGACATCTCCCTCTGTACTTGGCCAGGAGTGTAGAGGACTGGTAGACAGTTGCTGCAACAGAGCAGCTGAAGAGGCACGTTTTGGGGTACCAGCATGGCCAATACCCACCCTTCCCGAGTTTTCTCTGTCAAGGAAAATCAGAAGTAGCATGGATGTAACAGAAATGACAAAACAAGCTCCAGCAGCTACTGTGCAGCTCtgggggatggagcaggatgtGACCCTGCATCTGCACAGCCTGGAAATGCCTTTGTGCTTGTCTCTTTCCAGTCCCTCCCTCAGGGCCTGGGATCAAAGCTCCCTCCAATACCCCAAGTGCACAGGCAGAGAGAAGGGATGTGTTTCATGGCCggaggaaagaggaaagctCCTACATCCAGCTGGGCTGCTCTCGGCAGGCACACAGCCACGTGcttccagcagctcttcctcccCTGCCCGTGCTGTGAccccctggagcagggctggggggagcacAGGTTCCCACGCTCCAAGCCCCTGCTCTGAGGCAGGCagggggggagctgggaggctcGGGGGGGCTGAAGAAGTGCGGGGGGCGATGGCTGATGGGCACAGCCTGATCAGGGGCCTTTGGCAAGAGTGAAGCTCAAGGACCAGCAGCATCAGGGCAATCGGTTTGCTGCCGGGGAGCCCATGTCTGGCTCTGATTCTTAGTGCTGTCCTGGAAAGGTGCAGGCAGGCTGGGATTGGAACTCTGGTCTTTCTGTGTCCAGAACACTCCTCAGAGGAGCACGTGGGCCTGATAGACATGTTACACTCCAGTCCTGACCATGATCAACTCAGAAAAGACCCAGCCCCATGTGAGGATCAGCTTTtgggagcactgccagggccccagcccagctgtgctgcagctgttcCCAAGCTTCAGTTGGTGAGCACTAGTGAGGagctggaggggaggggagagggagagcagctctgcaagggCTCAGACGCCTCAGCGGATGcaggccccagcacagcaccatgGTGCCACAGGAACCACAGGGCACGATCCATAcctgcttcccagcagctccaggggcagTGCTCCACCAGCTCGACGAGGAGGCAGGGCAGATTGTGGGTGTTCAGCATCCGTGTCAGTGCGCTGAGGGGCAGGCTGGAGACACGACAGAAAGGGTGAAATGGCACTCACAGAGTAATGCCAGAATTTGTATCTACAAATGCTCCCTGAGGCAACTGGGAGAGGCGGGAAAGAAACAATGCTCTGGGTTCCCCGGGAGTACCATGGAGCAGGGTGGAgtgctgctgtgttttcctcCCAAGGCACGGTGCCACTGCCACTGGGGGTACAGTCAGCTGCTGAACAGGGTCCAGGCACCcgctgtgaccccatgggaatCTCATCCAGAGAGCTCAGCACGtgtcctctgctgctcctgggcaccCACCTCTCCACCTGGTCGGTGATGAACCGCAGCACAGACAGGGCCTTCAGGGAAATCTCGAACTCCATTGCCTCCGCctgcttctgcagctcctgtggAGGGAAAAGCACAGCCTTGGGATTTCAGGCCCCATTTCCCAGGAGCTGTTGACTGTGCAGTGGTAACCACAGACTGGGGAGGAAAACAGAGCCCTTCAAAACAAGCTGTTTCTCATTCTCATTTCCCTGCCTGTTTGCCAGGGCAGCCACTGTAAGTGCTTGCAACCCACTGTTGCTCATCCCTCATCTTCCTGACAGGTCATGACTGACTTCCAGCAGCAGTGCTCCTGCACAGGAGGCTGAAAGAGGCTGGTCCCAAACCGCTCCTCTCTTCCCCTTTGGGGACCATCTTGTGGCCCATGGCCCTGCAAAGACCTGTGAGGGTTGAGGGAGGAGGAAACTGCAGAGGAAccagaggaggagaagagagaaactTGACCCCGGCGCAGCTGCAGCCCTACATCCACCCCCCCTGCATCTGCCTCTCCCCTCCAGCTAGAATATCTGCCTGTGGTTATCCCAGCCCGCAGCTCTGCCACACTCTCTAGCCACCcagcctctttcccttcccagacTGCATTGGACACCCTGCTCATCCCCACATGCTCAGCCTAACAGCCTGGCCACCCTCTGACTCAGCCTCTTTCGAGACCACGGGGATGGCTATGCTGAGCAGGGCCAAGTTCTCCCTGGCCCAGGCAGAGCTTTTCTCCCGTCCCAGATGCTCAGCAGCTCACACTTCTGTGTGCAGAGCACTGACCTCAGCATCTTGTATTTCTCCAAAGTGCCACTGCAGCAGTTCCCTTCCAGATTTCTGTGGTAAGCAGCTCTGTGTTCCCTGTACTGGTGCCTCACACATTACTAAGAAAGCCTTATGggctcttccttcctctccaaaTTGCCCTAGCGAGGCTTTTTCCTACAGCTGCTCCCGGTATCCAGACCTCATCTCTGCTACCTTGAGGCAGGGACTATCTTTTGCCTGTGCTTCTGGGGCACAGCAGAACAGGGGTTACGACCATACACAGTTACAAAGGACAAGAGGCTCCACAACACAGGAGAGGGCAGGAACAGCTTTTTCATAGGGGTTATTGTACAAAGGGTCAGGAGAGGCTGGAATGAATCAGAGGAAACCAGGCTTCTTGGGAGATGAGCGCTTCTGAGAACCCTATTGGCTCAAAAAGGTCTGGGTTTTCAACTTCAGTCGTGTCAAAGCACTAACAGAGacagctccttcccctccccagctgggaaaacatttcCTGGAAAACATCCCTATTGTACTCCAGAGTCCTCcacttccttcccttttctggAAGAGGGGCACGTGCTTGGGCAACAAGCCAAAGGATAGAGGCCCAGGGATGTACAGGCTTCCTTTAACCCTGCTCCTCCAGACACTCCTGATGTGCAATTTCAGGTGCTGAGAAGCACCAGAGGCAAAGAGATCTCCCACTGCGGGAAGGTGTGtgtggcagcctgggaacacccGACTGGGAACAGCTCCGGGCTTGCTGCTGGCCCACACCAGCACAGAGGAGGTATCTCTTAGGGAGCGAAGGAAGTTGGGGGAAGCACATTGGGACAATTCCTAGTCGTAGGTGAAGCCTCTCATGTTtaactccagcagcagcctgacCCAGGGTGGCTTGCCAAGCTCCAGGGAGAGACACCCCCGCAGCTTCCAGGAGCAATGGCAAACAGCCAAACCCCTGCAGTGCCAACTCTCCAGCGTGTCCCGCCCCGGAGCTCCGAGTGCATCCCGCAGGAAGCCTCAGCCTGTCACCAAAGAGGGCAGAAGCCTGGCTGCAGGGTGGAGCTGCTGGCAACAGAGGAGCACCAGCATAGACACCCTGCGAGATGGGCGGGACTCGCCAGGATCACAGCCAAGGTGTTCTCCATGGGAAGGTTCCCCTGTGCCTCTGCAGGCTGCCCACATTCTCCACCACACATGTCCTCAGCTTGCTCCAGGAGTTCCTCCTCACCTGCATGGACGAGGGGCTGGCCAGGTCCTGGGCACGCAGCTCCACTGCCTGTCCTTTGGTGCTCCGGGCCGCGAGCAGGGTCAGCTTTCGGTGGCAGTAATCAATTAAATCCAGAATGCTGTCCTCTGCTGACTCACAGATCTCCTTCACAACAACAGGAGTTTCACACAGGGCCAGTCCCCACAGCCATAGCCTTCCACCCCCCAAGGGACTCTCCACTGAGGAAAGCTGAACCTGCCTCTTACCTTGTAAAAAAACACCGTCTCCAAGAGGTTAATGATGGAGGCTTCATGGtgcagctgtgggaggaggATGGCAAGAGTGAGCTAACAATGGAGCAGCACTGAGGACACAGGCACTGGGACAGCTAAAAGAGCTCTTCTAAGAACCTCCTTGTGTAGTTGTGGCCAAAAAAACTAGTCCAAGAGAAAAACACAAGTGATGCAACCTTTAAAACAACCCCAGTTCATGCAGTTCATATTAATGTTTATGTTAACATGCCTGTGACACTCTAACACATGGAGACACTCTAACAGATGGAGAGCCACTTTTcccagcaggcagggctttgcctgtgctgcaggggcaggatAACCACAGTCCTTAGTGAAGCTGCAGCCCCTGACTCTGGCACAGGACAGCACTCTGCATGGCTGTGCttctcccagcccctgggacTGGGGCAGACAGCCttgtcccagggctgggaaccATGGGATAACTGCCTCAAGGCCATTGGCTGCTCAGGAAAGACACCACCTTGCCCCAGCAAGGTGCTACCCTGGACTGAAAATGGGCTAAAGCTTCCAAGACTTGGGCAGATCTCCCTTGGTTCAAATGCTGCATCCCTCTGCAGCGAAGTCCAGCTCTGGAGATCACTCCCTTGCCAAGAATGGCCCAAAGGACCACTGCTCCCAGGAGCAAAGTaagaaaaaagttacatttttgtTAAGCCAGAGGCATGTAACCTCAGAGAGCTTCTGGCTAGAAGTGCCAGAATAAAACAGGGCTGAGAGAGGGGCAAACACCCCATGGGTATCACTGCCTGGGAACgagggcagcactgggagctgtgagCCAGGAGCTCAACCACCTCCAGGAGTGGCTTTTGCTgcatccagcagctcctgcaagCCCCGTGTGGGATTAGAGAGGGTACAGCCCTCCACAAAACCAACCTTCCCTGGGAGCaagtccctgcccttcctgagGGCAAAGGCATGTTGTTGTTCGGGGCTGTAGGAAACCAGGCACTTCCCGCTGTCTCCCACTGTCCACCACAACCTGGCAACATATAAAACCCCAGCTCTGACACCTTGAGGgtgacatttattttcaataaatgGGTTGCTGGGCCCACCCCATTTCCACCCTGCCCTCTACTCACCACCACATAGATGGGGAAGGTGCTCCTTGGCTTGAAGTCCTCCAGCCGGCACAGCACGGGAAAGACCTTGTGCTTCCAGATCTCCACAGAGATCAGCTCCCCAATGAGAACAGGAATCTAgacagggaagggatggggaagCAATGCCTTTCAgaccagtgctgcagggggaaCCAGTTTTGTTGCTAATGGTCAGCCACGCTGGAGTCCTCCCAGGGAAGAAAGTGGCCCTGGGGCATCCTCTGTATTCATCCAGATCAGGAACCAACAGATTCTCCCAACAGAgcagtgggcagagctcctggggCTGCAAAGGGGGAAGGTCATCCCAAGGGGCTGGGCAGATCCAGGCAACCACACACCCTGGTGCAGCCCAGCAcatcctggggctgggacacctcAGATATAGGGCAGAGATCCGCAACTGGTGGGGCCAGTGCATAAAAGACACCAAAACAATCTCCAAGAGAGAAATCAGAGACCAGCAAGCAGAAATACCACAGCTtgatctttaattttttttttttttaaaacaaaactgacaAATGTCAGCAGTCAAATGACTTTTCCAGAGATACAACAAGATTCTTCaccattttattctgaaattgCACATTGCCCACAGGACAAGCCCAGCTGGGGGATCCCTCCGGCCCCCAGGGAAGCTCACCTTGGCGTAGGTTACCAGCAGCTCGgtgagcagctgctcctggccaGCAGAGGCGCTCAGGATGCCGTGCATGTTCAGCTTCTCCACATACTCGTGCTGCCGAAGCCATCTGGGGGGCAGCCAGCGAGGACATCTGTGCCACAGACCCCTGGCCAATCCGGCACAggggctctgctgtgctccCGAGGGTCCCTCGTGCAGGGAAACCTGCTCTTggaacccccaaaatcccctgctgtgctctgagcCTGCGGTCCCTGGGGCAGCAGGTCCACTggggcagccctgccctcctgcctgtACCCAGCGACTCCTTCACTGGGGACACCACAGGACTGGGGGGCCCCTCTCCATCACCCCTTCCCACACAGAGCCTCCAGGGCACCCCAGATCTGAGACTCTTCTTTGGCTCCCCTCCCCCTAGACCCCCCCTAACTCTGCCAGTCCTTTGAGGAAGGCTCTAGAATTGTGACTCATCCTCTCCCCCGACCCCACACGGACCCTCTGGGAACACTCCAGATCCTTTCCTCGCCCTCCTACTCCCGAACCCTCCGTTCCTCCCCAGTCCTTCCAGGAAGGCTCCAGAACTGCAGCCACTTCTCTCCCCTCACCCCACCCTTACCCTCTGGGCTCACCTCAAAACCAGGGCCCCTTCTCTCTACTCTCAACCTTCTGGCAACCCCGTTCACCCCCACCGTGACCCCCTGGGGGGACGGGGGGAGAAAAACTGGGATCCCTCCTCTCCCCGAAGAGTCCCAAAAGGGACCCCCCCAAATTTAAAGGCCCTGTCTCACGTTCCCCCTCGCAGGACCCTGTCCCCGCACCCCTGCCCGCCGGTGTCCCGCAGCTCGGTGCCCTGCAGCGCCCGCACCAGCGCCTCGGCCTCGGCGGGCGGCAGCGGCGCGGGCACGGCGGCCATGGCGTCCGCCCGGTCGCTACGGCAACGGCGGCGCCGCTGCCGCCCCCTGGCGGCGCGGAGGACTCGCCGCGGGCGGCCTCTGCTGCCCCCTGGCGGCGCGGAGGAACGGGGGACCCACAGGGGACACGCGCGGttggggggacacgggggacacGCGGGGTCTGGTGCGGGCCGCCCCCGCCGTCACTTCCAGCACACGATGATGTTGGGGTCGTTCTCCAGGCGCTCATCCAGCTCTTTGTAACTCATGCCTGGAGGGGAAAGCAGCGCGTGTTAGTGGGGTGTCAGTGGGGCGCCCGGCACCGGTGTCAGGGGGGCTGGGTGGGCTCCCCAACCCTGCCCCTGGCACCATGGGCTCGGCAGCCCGGCTTGGCACAGAGCCTCACCCACAGTCCCATCTCCCTGTGGTCTGAGGGCTCCCAAAGGGTCAGATCCCCAAACCAGCATACAGTCCTGGGCAGGCAGATGTTCCCGTGTCTCCCACCGGCCCCGGGGCCCACGTGAAGCCTGGATCCATACCAGTCTTGCAGCAGATCTCGTCGTAGCTGTGGCAGCCTGTGTACAGCCGGGCCGGGTGGCTCCGCTCGTCCCGCGTGACCTTCACGGGGTATTTCTGGAGCCTCCGGATAAGGCCCTTCATCAAACCAAACTGGATAAGCCTCCTGGGGACGAGGAGGGAAGAGACTGGGACTACAGTGCTGGGGTGCCAAACACCCCGACTCCCTGCAGTCCCTTCTGGTTCCACCATGCCCCATCAATGCCTCATGTTTCCTACCCTAGAGACGCAGGGGTTGGATACTCCCTGCTTGCTCCCCCACACCGTCCCTGCCACCCCTGGTGTCACCACTGCCCTTGGGGactgggcaggagggctctgacCTCTCGTCCACCCTCTGGAGCTGCACGGTGTAGCGGGAGATGAGGTCTCTCACGGTGGTGCCAGGGCTCAGCCCGCAGTACAGCTGGAAGACATCCCTGAGGCTGGCTCGCTTGTGCCCTGCAGAGACAAGTCACCAGTTAgctgccctgtccccctgcatGACTCCCTGtctgccagcagccccaggtGGGGTCACTGTACCTTGCTTGGTGACGTAGGACAGACACTCTTCCTGGAGACACTTGTCATCCACCAGGTCCTGGACCTTTGGAGTGGTGCAGTAGACATTGGAGTACTGGAGGGTGAGAGAAAACCAGCTCTGTTCA from Pseudopipra pipra isolate bDixPip1 chromosome 11, bDixPip1.hap1, whole genome shotgun sequence includes the following:
- the ZMYND10 gene encoding zinc finger MYND domain-containing protein 10 — translated: MAAVPAPLPPAEAEALVRALQGTELRDTGGQGWLRQHEYVEKLNMHGILSASAGQEQLLTELLVTYAKIPVLIGELISVEIWKHKVFPVLCRLEDFKPRSTFPIYVVLHHEASIINLLETVFFYKEICESAEDSILDLIDYCHRKLTLLAARSTKGQAVELRAQDLASPSSMQELQKQAEAMEFEISLKALSVLRFITDQVESLPLSALTRMLNTHNLPCLLVELVEHCPWSCWEAGKLKKFENGTWHVVPPEDQVKMTKLDGQVWLALLNLLLSPECQRKYHFDGFNKSQLLKLRVFLTDVLIDQLPNLMEMQRFLSHLAVTEPAPPKKDLILEQVPVIWDHILKKNSGKWEAIAKHQVKHAFSPTEEELKLQARRWAQTYSLDMMEALAPDKPRCRVCGVEAAKRCSRCRNEWYCTRACQVQHWQKHKPACNLMAEVPRSVVDDL